A segment of the Tissierellales bacterium genome:
GCCAGCCTAGCCTTTTTCCATTTCATTTTTATACCTCTTTTGATTTCATTTTTTTCAATTCTTCTTTTACATCTGGTATAACAGACTTTAAAAATAAAACAAATATAATGGCTGAGCATAAGTACTTTAATGGCTCTGGGGCTGCAAAAATTAATTTATTTGCACTTTCTATAGACTTATCTATTGTATTAAAGTTAATGACAGGTTCAAATCCAGGCATTAATATCTTATTTGTTAAAGCTCCTACAAACAATGCAGCTGTCGCAACAATAGCTCCATACATTATTGCTGCTCTTTTTCCAATTACTTTATATATACTTATAAGCTCTGGAAAATTCGTAGCTGCCCCAGCCATTAAAAAAGTAATAGCAACTCCTGGTGCAGCCCCACTAGCCACTAATGCAGCTATAAATGGAATATGCCCTACAGCGCATACATACATAACCGTAGCCAATATAGCTATATTTCCAAGAGACAGCATACTAGGATTTCCAAGATATCTTTGTATAAAAGTATCCGGAAAAGCCGTTACAATAAAACCACCTAAAATCATCCCCATCATTACGTATCTACTAACTATTAATGCTAAATCATTAAATGCCCAAATCATACCTGACCTTACTTTTTCCCATAGTGTAATATCATCTTCTATGGTCATAGAAACTATTTGTTCC
Coding sequences within it:
- the saoE gene encoding efflux transporter SaoE, with protein sequence MKSILLAAINMLNGASPWLIFSFAIAGLLRDLLSPEKFHRALGNTKISSLLKVTISGMFLPICSCGTIPLGISMYYSGAYLGPVLAFMTSTPIINPCAVILSYGLLGKEITIIYLIVGFTLPIIIGIIANKFGRDELKMPGVEEQIVSMTIEDDITLWEKVRSGMIWAFNDLALIVSRYVMMGMILGGFIVTAFPDTFIQRYLGNPSMLSLGNIAILATVMYVCAVGHIPFIAALVASGAAPGVAITFLMAGAATNFPELISIYKVIGKRAAIMYGAIVATAALFVGALTNKILMPGFEPVINFNTIDKSIESANKLIFAAPEPLKYLCSAIIFVLFLKSVIPDVKEELKKMKSKEV